Below is a window of Terriglobus sp. RCC_193 DNA.
ATTCAGACGCGGCCTTTCGTCTCGCAGATGATCTACATGGGTGGTGCGCAGTATCACTGGGTCGGAAACCAGCGTGTTGGTGTTAACTTTCATGCTTTGGCCGGTGCCAGCAGCGGCAATTTTGATCACAGCAACCCGGCGGGGCTTTCTTCGGGAACCTTCTTCAACACCACGGGCCTGTACACCAACCGCACCGCGTTCAACGGCGTCGTGGGTACCAGCATTGACTTCAATCGCTCGGCGCGTTGGGCCATCCGCCTTTCGCCAGACCTTGTGTTTGAACACTTCGGCACGGAGCTGCGTGAGTTCTTCTCCGTCTCCGGTGGTGTGGTCTATCGCTTCGGTAATCGCTAAAACCACTTCACGAGTATGCAAAGAAATGCCCGGAGAGTCTCCGGGCATTTTCTTGTTTGCTTAAGACAACAACACTTACCGCGTCTGCATGAACTCCGGGCTTACCGGGTTTTCATACGGCGTGATGTCGCGCGTCACCACGGTAATGCCACTCGGCGTAACGTGATACTTCTTGCGATCTTCGTTGCTGTCATAGCCAATGACCGTGCCATCCGGAATATGTGCGTCACGATCAATAATGGCGCGGCGAATACGACAGTGGCGGCCGATATTCACGTGGTTGAAGATCACGGACGAATCGATATCTGAGAACGAGTTCACACGCACATCCTGCGAAAGCACGCTTCCGCGCACCGCAGACCCGGAGATCACGCAGCCAGGCGAAATCACGGAGTTGATCGCCATGCCCGTGCGTCCCATCTCGCCGAAGACAAACTTCGCCGGAGGATACTGTGTGGGCCGCGTCCGCATGGGCCAGTCACGATCATAGAGGTTGAAGATAGGACTTACCGACGCGATATCCAGATTCGCCTCGTAGAACGAGTCCAGCGTACCCACGTCACGCCAGTAGAGAGCCTCTTTACGGTTCTCGTCGACGAAGTTATACGCAGAAACTTTGTAGCGCCCCAGCAGACTCGGCAGGATGTTGTGACCGAAATCGTGCTTGGAATCGGTCTTCTCCGCGTCCACCATTAGTTCCGGCAGCAACACGTCCGTATTGAAGATGTAAATGCCCATGGAAGCATCCACCTTCTCTGGGTTGAAGGGTGACCGGATGTTGGTGCTCTTCGGCTTCTCCTGGAAGCCGATCACCTCACCGCTGCTGGACACTTCCACCACACCGAAGCCCGCTACTTCGCCGGGATCGACCGGCAGCGTGGCAATGGTGCATGCCGCACCGCTCTGCACATGCTGATCCATCATCAGGCCATAGTTCATCTTGTAGATATGGTCGCCGGAGAGGATGATCACGTGCTTTGGCTCTTCCGAGCCAATGGAATAAATGTTCTGATACACCGCATCTGCCGTGCCCTGATACCAGCTCTTGTTTACACGCTGCATGGGCGGCAGAATTTCAATGAACTCACCCAGTTCATTCGCCACGACCGTGCCCCAGCCTTCGCGGATGTGGCGATTCAGGCTCAGCGCCTTGTACTGCGTCATGATGTAGACCTTGCGCAGGCCACTGTTGATGCAGTTTGAGAGCGTGATGTCGATGATGCGATATTGCCCGCCGAATGGGACCGCGGGCTTTGCGCGTTCCTTGGTCAGCGGAAACAGACGTTCGCCAGCGCCCCCCGCCAGCAATACTCCAAGCGTATCTTTCATTCACTCATCCCCAGGCGGACCTCAAAGGCTTCAGCGAAACATTAGACAGACACTACCAGTCTGCGCAAGTCGGAAGCTTTCACCCACTGATCCCTTCGATGCAGAATCCGACAACCGCGGCAGGAGTATAGCGCGATGAGATTACGATTCGCTTTCTTCTGGATCAGCAGGTTCGTCAGGCAATGAGATGCGCAGCGACTTCAGAAACGAAACATCATTCCGCGTGAAAGTTTCCCCCGGCTGCGTAACCTCTTCCGCATCGTCATCCTCGCTGACTTCATTCAGGCCAATGGTGGCCTCCAACATCAGCAGGACATCAAAACCCTCTTCACGGATTTCCCGCACCACGCCGGATATCTGTTCTGACTCCGAGACGGATTCGTGAATGGCCTCGCCCAGTTGCTGAATCAGTTCCTTGATGCGTCCGTTCATCTCGCCTCCTCCTGCGTTACCGTCAAGTGCGGTCCGAACTGTCCGGAAGCGCATCGTGCAAGTGCAGTGTTCTCTACCTTACGCGGGCAACTCTCCCATCGCAATCGGGCATCGCGTGAGGAAATGTCGTCCGTTTTTATGCCTGCGTATGATGATCGGACCAGGCCGTTTCCAGTTGCCGTGCCAATTCCTGCACGACCTCTGTGCGCTTCGGGCCCCACACAATCCATCCCGCCGCCGCAGCACAGACACCACCAATCACAAACAACGATTTCTTCAGCGCCATACTCTTATCCATTCCTCATTGTTGGACGCGCAAGATCACTTTCCGCATTTCATTCCATGAGATGCAGAGAAGCCAAAGGTGATGTCCACCATCAGGCGCGGCGGGCCCGCACAAAGCTGCTCACGCTGAAATAGCCGAACAACAAAGCCAGCACACAGAAGGCATAAAAGCGGTGACGATCATCCGCAATGGCACTCATCGCGTTGTGTCGCGTCTTCCACGTGGCTGCTGAGAATGACAGCGCAAACAACGCGAAGAAGCTCCCCGTAAGTTCATGCCACAGCGCCTTCGACGCACGTTTCAGCGGAGCCGCCACACCTTGCCTGGCTGCCGCAGCCGCCTGCGAAAAGTCTGGCCGAACCGTGGCAACGGAGCGCGAGACAGGCCGTTGCACCACACGCTCTGCACGAGGCGGAATCACTTGTGGTTGAGGTGGAGAAGTTGGCCGTGATGGCGCTTCTGGCGACGGAGAAGTAGCCGCATCGACTGCCTCCAGGGCAGTGCGTGCCGCCATGCGGGCTCCGCGTCCAAGCACACGTCCAAAACGTTCCCGATCCATGCAGACATTGTACGGAGATCACACCGGATGTTGCGACATTCGTAAGGAAACGCGCTGGAAAGCAACCAATCCGATATTCAGGACCGTGCTACGGTCTTCGCCTTGGCCGCAAGACCGATCTTCTTCAAGGCCTCGCGCACCGGCCCGCGCATGGTCGCGCAGACACCCGCCATGACCTCTTCCAGATCCAGTTCATGCTGCGCGAAGATGCGGCGGATCACCCTGCGGCCCTCTTTGGTCAGGTCCACAGTACGGACACGCTTGTCCGTTGTGCCGCTACATCGCGAAACATACCCCAGCTTCTCCAGCCGGTCGACCGCAGCAGTCATGGAGGGATTCGCCAGCAGCACCTTCTCACCGATCTGCGACATGCTCATGGGTCCCTTGTGCATCAGGGCCTCCATGATCATGAAGTCGCTCAGACCGATGTCCTGCGCCGCCACGGTGCTTTCGATATACGCCTCCATGGAACGGTACGCCTTCATCATCACGAGCCATAGGCTGGCTGCCGATGTAAAGTGCGTTTCGCTCGTTTCGGATTCGTGCATCGTCTGCATGCGCTTTCTCCATCTTCTGCTAGTTCGTTGAATTCTGCGAAAAAACCTTCTGGAGAAGGATACGCGCCTGCTCCAGTTCTTCCGCGCTTACGTTGTGCGGTTTTCCAGGATAACGATGTAATGAAACTTCCGCGCCCATCCGCTTCAGCTCTTCTACAGACTCCTCCACACGCACAAAAGGTATGTGCGGATCAGGGTCGCCGCATAAAAATAATGCGGGCGTGCCTGCCAGATCGCCGTCGTGATGCAGATCGCTTCCTAGCGGCCCAATCAAGCCGCCAGTAAAAGCGATCAAACCCGCATACCGCGCAGGATTGGACGCCACGAACTCCGACGCCAGGCATGCACCCTGTGAAAAACCTGCAATGACAATGCGCGCTGTGGGAATACCACTGCCCACAAGCCCATCGACGACACGCTTCACCTTTGTCAAAGCCGAAGAAAGATCCGGCTCATTCATTTCGCGTGGCGCAATGAATCGCTGCGGATACCAGACATTGCCCGCAGCCTGCGGCGCAACGAACGCCAACTTCATATCCATAAAAGCGCGCGACAGCCCCAGAATGTCTCCCGCGCTGCTGCCGCGGCCATGCAGCAGCACAACGGCTCCTGCGGCCTCCTTCAGAGGCTCGCCTGCCGTGTAAACCGGGCTCAAATCATGCGGTCCCTGCATTCTCAATCTCCCTTCTTCGCGGAGAGGACGGCCTTACGCCGTCACCGCCGTCTTCGACGACTGCTTCAATTCCACCGGCATCAACCGGCGTTCAATCTGATCAAGCAGCCCCTGGTGCATCTTCGGTACACGCAGCGCCTCCCCAAGTGTCTCCACCGGCTCATCAATCGCAAAGCCCGGAAGATCCGTCGCCATCTCAAACAACACACCACCCGGCTCGCGGAAGTAGATGGAGTGGAAGTAATCGCGATCCTGCACCGTGGTCACCGGCAGATGCTTCAGAATCTCCTCTCTCCATGCAAGCTGCGAGGCATCATCCGGCGTGCGGAACGCGATGTGATGCACCGACCCCGCACCGCTACGTCCATAACCAGCATTTGGGTTCACCACCACATCCATGTGGTTGCCCAATGCCGCACCTTCTGGCGCTGCATAACGAATGCGGTCACCATCGCGGCCAGTTTCAGCGAAGCCCATCCATGCCAGCGTATCTGCCGTCGCCTTTTCACTGCGGTGCAGCATGGTCACGCCAAAGAAGCCGCGAATGCTGTGTTCCGCAGGCACGTCCGCATACCGCGGTACTTTCGTCGCCGCAGGAGCATCTGCATGACCCACAATCTCCAGCTTCATGCCATCCGGATCAGCAAACGTCAGCACATCTTCCGCGCCGTTAAAGCGCAGACCGGTGTGTTCCACCAGAACGCCCTCCTCCGTAAGCCGCTTCTCCCAGTAAGGGATGGAAGCCGTCGGCACAGAGAATGCCGTGTGCGTCACTTCACCCGCGCCTGCAAGTCCACGACGTGCACCCGGCCAGGGGAAGAACGTAAGGATCGTCCCCGGCGTGCCGGCATCGTCACCAAAATAAAAGTGATACGTCCCCGGATCATCAAAATTCACGGTCTTCTTCACCAGCCGCAGACCCAACACCTGCGTATAGAAATCCAAGTTGCGCTGCGGATCAGAAGCAATCGCCGTCACATGATGCAGCCCTTGGATCTTCGCCCGTTCGGTAGCCATTGTCTTAACCCTCCGCAATAATTGATTCGACATCGAAAGAAAAGATTCATCCACCGCCCCCCACAGGTCCGTCATCCTGAGCGGAGCGTAGCGCAGCCGAAGGACCTGCTTTCTTCTGTGCCCACTACGATTCTTACGGAGACAAGAACACGCCAGGTTGAGGAAGAGGGATGCTTTCACCTAAGCACTCCAGTATGGGAGAAGAAAGCAGGTCCTTCGACTGCGCACTTCGTGCTTCGCTCAGGATGACGGAAGTGCATGGTGGAACGAGTTGCTGAGAGTACACCGAACACGATAGCGTTCCGCCATGGTCCGGTTTTGCAAACGATTCGTCTTCTGCCTGTCGCTGTTCTGCGCTCTCTCCGCAGTCGCTCAAAAAGATGTTGTCAATGAAGTGAATCCACTCATCGGTACGGGCAGCGGCCCCATCGGTTACGGCGGCACCATGCCCTTTGTGACCGCGCCCTTCGGCATGACGAATTGGACCCCGCAGACGCGACAGAACCGCCTCAGCGTTACCAGCTACGAGTACAGTGACAAGACCATCCAGGGCTTCATGGGCACGCACCAGGCCGCCATCTGGATGGGCGACTTCGGCTACGTCACCCTGATGCCTGAGATCGGCGCATTGAAAACCACACCCGAAGCCCGCGCGCTCGCCTACGACCATGCACATGAAACCACGCATCCAGACTTCTACAGCGTGGACATGAAGACGCAGGACGGCAAAACCATACACGCCGAGATGACCGCGACTGAGCGTTGCGCCTACCTGCGCTTCACCTTCCCTGCTGGCGTGGAACCGCGCATTCTGCTGGAAGCGTCACGCCCAAAGATTGACGGCAAAGTCAGCATCACCAATGGCGAAATCACCGGCCAGAACCCGCACCGTATCGACAACAACCTTGGACCATTCGCTCTGCCAAACTTCAGCGGCTACTTCGTTGCGCAGTTCCACCAGCACACCACCGGCGGCGACACCTATGGCCTGAACACAGCCGCTGCCCACGGAGCCTCTGTCACCTTTGCTAAGACAACCGCGCCTACCGTGATTGAAATGCGCATCGGTACCTCGTTCCTCAGCATCGATCAGGCGCGCGAGAACATCGCCAAAGAAATTCCCACATGGAATTTCGCCACCACACGCCAGAAGCTCCACGCTACATGGCAACAGAAGTTAGGCAACTTAACCATTGCAGGCGCCACGCAGGACGAGCGCACCACAGCCTACACCGCGCTGTATCATGCGCTGCTGTATCCACGCGTGTTCTCGGAATATGGCCGCTATTACAGCGCCTTTGACGACACCGTTCACAACGGCTCGTCGTACACGGACTACTCCACGTGGGATACCTTCCGCGCAGAACACAGCCTGCTGACACTCGTCGCACCGGAACGTATTGACGGCATGATTACCGCGCTGCTGCAGGATTACAAAGAGGGCGGATGGATGCCCAAGTGGCCCAATCCCAGCTACACCAACATCATGATCGGCACGCACGCCGACAGCATGGTGGCGGAAGCCATCCGCAAAGGCTTCCACGGCTTTGATCGTGAACTGGCATGGAAGGCCGTCTACAAAGACGCCATGTCACCGCCCGATGGCGACACCACACGCCGCTGGCTGGACCGTGAAGAGCACACTCCCTATGAGGCGCGCGCTGGCCTGACCTACTACAAGCAGCTTGGCTTTATCCCCACCGATAAGACCGACGAAGCCACCAGCCGCACATTGGAAGACAGCTATGACGACTGGTGCGTGGCGCAAGTGGCGAAAGCGGTTGGCCGCATGGACGACTACCGCTTCTTCCTGAAGCGCTCATTGAACGACCGCAACCTTTTCGACAAGACCAACAACCTGATGCGCGGCAAAACCTCTGACGGCAAGTGGGCACCGCTTGGCGGCAGTAAAGACACCAACGGCAACCGCAGCGTCTCCGGATGGACTGAAGGCGACGCATGGGTCTACACGTGGTCGCCCTTCCATGACATCGCCGGAGTGGAAAGGCTGATGGGCGGCGCAGAGATCGCCAGCAAGCAGATTGATCAGCACTTCGCAGGTAACCACAACGTCCATAAGAACGAACCCAGCCACCACTACGGCTACCTGTATGACTTCACCGGCCAGCCCTGGAAGACGCAGGCCAGGGTCCGTGAAATTGCATACAAGGAATACGCCAACCAACCCGCGGGTCTGGACGGTGACGATGACTGCGGCCAGATGTCCGCGTGGTACCTGTTCACCGCACTCGGCATGTATCCGGTAAATCCCGCCAGCGGCGACTACATGATCGGCAGCCCCATGTACGGCCGCATGAGCCTCAAACTGGCCAATGGCAAGACCTTCACCGTCATCGCAGATAACAACAGCCGCAGCAACGTCTACATCCAGTCCGCCACACTGAACGTCAAGCCGCTGGACAAGCCCGTCATCACATGGAAACAGATCCAGTCCGGCACCACGCTTCACGTCATCATGGGGGCAAAGCCCTCCAGGTGGGCGTCTGCATGGCGTCCATCGTTTCCGGAAGATGCCTTGTGATGACGTCAAACGCGCGGCAGCAACAGACAGCTTTCACGCATACGAACGGATATGCTCGTACTATCGCGATGATGCAACGACTGTTTGCTGCCGCCACTCTTCTATGTGCCTTTGCGTGCGCAATGCCATCCCGCGCAGATGTGGCATTGCTCATGGAACAGCCCTATGGCGAGTTCGGCAAATACAATCCAACAGGCCATGCTGCAGTCTTTCTCAGCGACATCTGCGCCGAGACGCCGACACAACTACGCCGCTGCCGTCCCGGCGAATACGGCTCGGTCATCAGCCGCTATCACAAGATCCATCACCAGGATTGGATCGCCATGCCGCTGGTTCCCTATCTCTACGGCGTGGAACGCCCCTCGCAGATTCCCGCCTCCGTCACGAAGGATCAGGTGAAGCAACTGCGCGAAGCCTATTGGCACGACCATCTGCAGCAGATTGCCCCGCCGAATAAAAATGGCGACGCCCCCAAAGGCGAATGGCCGCAGCTTGTAGGTTCATTATTTGACCGCACCATCTTCGGGTTCTCCGTGCATTCCACACAGGAGCAGGATGATCGCTTCATCGCCATCTTTAACGACCGCCGCAACGTGGGTCACTTCAACCTGTTCTTCCACAACTGCGCAGACTTCTCCCGCACAGTGCTGAACATGTATTACCCCGGCGCGATTCATCGCAACATCTTTGCCGACCTTGGCTTGACCACGCCCAAGGCTGCTGCAAATTCCCTGGTGAAATATGGGGAAAAACACCCGGAACTGCACCCGACCACCTTTGAAATGCACCAGGTTCCGGGTGAAATGCCGCGCAGTGGCAACATTGATGGCGTGTCAGAATCGCTGGTGAAGAGCAAGAAATACCTGATTCCGCTGGCCATTCTGCAACCCATTGCAACGGGCGCCGTTGCAGTGGATTTCCTCACCCGCGGTCGTGCCAAACTTCCACGCACCGCCACGGCCTTTGCCGTCCGCGACTGGAAGGTGAAAGCTCCCCCGCCGCAGCCGCAAACGACCGCTCATCCTGACGAGGCAGGCTCCCCTACGCTGGGAAGCTGATTCTTTCCCCGCGCAGAGGATTTCCCGGCGATATTCGGCCTCAGAGCCGGATCACGGCTTTAAAATCAAAGCTATGAGCTATCCGGCAAACTACCGCTACACCAAGGAACACGAGTGGATTGAGGTCAACGGCAACGAAGCCACCGTGGGCATCACCGAACACGCGCAAAGCCTGCTTGGCGACATTGTTTTCGTCGATCTGCCAAAGACAGGCACGCAGCTGGCCCATAAGGCATCTTTCGGTTCGGTAGAAAGCGTGAAGGCGGTCAGCGACGTGTATGCCCCCGTCTCAGGCACCGTGACCGCGGCGAACGAAGAGCTTGCCAACGCACCGGAAAAGATCAACGAAGACGCGAACAATACCTGGCTCATCAAGCTCACGCTGAAGGACGCATCCGAGTTGGATGGTCTGCTGGACGCCGCCGCATACGAAGCTTTCGTAGCGGAAGAAACGCACTAAACGAGTTTCTGTTCGAAAGGGGCCGCCGCTCCGCAGCAGCGGCCCGCGAACCTTCTGCTCATCGCCCTCCGCACCCACACCAGACGAGGCAACATTCCCATGCGTTACCTTCCTAAGTCGCCCGCCGACCGGGCCGCCATGCTCCAGGAGATTGGCGCTGCTTCCATCGACGACCTGTTTGATTCCGTCCCCGCCGAATTTCGCCTCACACGTGATCTGAACGTTCCCCGCCAGCACTCGGAGCACGAAGTCATTGAAGCGTTCAAGGTCTTCGCAAACCAGAACGCTACGGGATACTCATCGTTCCTGGGCGCGGGTGCCTATCATCACTATCGCCCGGTGCTGATTGACACGGTCGTTTCACGCGGCGAGTTTCTCACCAGCTATACGCCCTATCAGCCGGAAATCGCGCAGGGCACGCTGCAGGCGCTCTTTGAGTTCCAGACCATGATCTGCGAACTCACCGGCATGGACCTGGCGAATGCCTCCATGTACGACGGCAGCACCGGCGCGGCAGAAGCCGTGATGATGGCGGTGCGCGTCACTGGTCGCAATGGCGCTGTCATCGCACGCACCGTACATCCGGAATACCGCGAAGTGCTGGCCACCTACGCGCAGCACCAGGGCATTCCGCAGACGGAAGTGGGTTACACCACCGATGGACGCGTGGATTATGCCGCGCTGGATGCCGCCATCACCAGCGACACCGCCTGCGTACTCATCCAGTCGCCCAACTTCTTCGGCACCATTGAAGATGTCGCAAAGATCGCGGAAATCGCGCACGCCAAGGGTGCTCTGCTCATCGTCTCTATCGCTGAAGCGGTTTCACTCGGCATCGTAAAGCCGCCGAAGGAAGCCGACATCGTCTCGATGGAAGCGCAGAGCTTCGGCGTTCCCGTGGGCTACGGCGGCCCGTATTGCGGTGTCATCGCTGCAAAAGAAAAGTTCCTGCGCCAGATGCCCGGACGTCTCTGCGGCCAAACCGTGGACCAGAACGGCGACCGCGGTTTCGTGCTGACACTCTCCACACGCGAGCAGCACATCCGCCGCGAGAAGGCCACCAGCAACATCTGCACCAACCAGTCGCTCGTCGCGCTGATGGTCACGGTCTTCCTAACCGTTTACGGCAAAGGCCTGCAGGAACTGGCAGAGCAGAACCTGGCCAAGGCGTACTTCACCGCGCAGTCGCTGGAAAAGAGCGGCGCGAAGCTGCTGTTTGCTGGCGCACCGCGCTTCAACGAGTTCGTCATCACCACGCCAAAATCCGCAGACGCCACCAACACGGCATTGCTGAAAGAGAAGATCATCGGCGGCCTCTCGCTGTCGAAGTGGTATCCGGAGCTTGGTGAAAATGCATCGCTGTGGTGCGCCACGGAACTGACCACGCGCCAGGAAATCGACGCAGTAGCGGCAGCACTCAGCAAGGCGTAACGTCTCGCTGCATACCAAACGTCAACCACGAGCAGGGTGCTTGCGTGAAAGACGTTTTGAAGGGGACGGGCTTCAGCCCGTCCATCAAATGGCTAGAATCGACGCGGCTTTAGCCGCTGAGGGACAGAGTTCAATGGATCTGAACAGCCTGCAAGGCGAAGAGCTGTACGCAGTGGAATTCGTAGAAAAGCACCTGCAACTTCGCTTTGCGGACGACGCATTGCTGACCCTCTACATCTGGCCTGAAGTCGCGGACGCTGACGGCATCTCCGTGGGCCACGGGCAGGCAGGTTATCGCGATGCGCTCTGTTCCCTCATCGGAGAGACCGTGAGTGAAGCGCAGTTTCACGACGACACTGCGCTCACTGTCGAGTTTGAAAATGGCA
It encodes the following:
- the glgC gene encoding glucose-1-phosphate adenylyltransferase, whose product is MKDTLGVLLAGGAGERLFPLTKERAKPAVPFGGQYRIIDITLSNCINSGLRKVYIMTQYKALSLNRHIREGWGTVVANELGEFIEILPPMQRVNKSWYQGTADAVYQNIYSIGSEEPKHVIILSGDHIYKMNYGLMMDQHVQSGAACTIATLPVDPGEVAGFGVVEVSSSGEVIGFQEKPKSTNIRSPFNPEKVDASMGIYIFNTDVLLPELMVDAEKTDSKHDFGHNILPSLLGRYKVSAYNFVDENRKEALYWRDVGTLDSFYEANLDIASVSPIFNLYDRDWPMRTRPTQYPPAKFVFGEMGRTGMAINSVISPGCVISGSAVRGSVLSQDVRVNSFSDIDSSVIFNHVNIGRHCRIRRAIIDRDAHIPDGTVIGYDSNEDRKKYHVTPSGITVVTRDITPYENPVSPEFMQTR
- a CDS encoding MarR family winged helix-turn-helix transcriptional regulator, encoding MQTMHESETSETHFTSAASLWLVMMKAYRSMEAYIESTVAAQDIGLSDFMIMEALMHKGPMSMSQIGEKVLLANPSMTAAVDRLEKLGYVSRCSGTTDKRVRTVDLTKEGRRVIRRIFAQHELDLEEVMAGVCATMRGPVREALKKIGLAAKAKTVARS
- a CDS encoding alpha/beta hydrolase; protein product: MSPVYTAGEPLKEAAGAVVLLHGRGSSAGDILGLSRAFMDMKLAFVAPQAAGNVWYPQRFIAPREMNEPDLSSALTKVKRVVDGLVGSGIPTARIVIAGFSQGACLASEFVASNPARYAGLIAFTGGLIGPLGSDLHHDGDLAGTPALFLCGDPDPHIPFVRVEESVEELKRMGAEVSLHRYPGKPHNVSAEELEQARILLQKVFSQNSTN
- a CDS encoding VOC family protein; the encoded protein is MATERAKIQGLHHVTAIASDPQRNLDFYTQVLGLRLVKKTVNFDDPGTYHFYFGDDAGTPGTILTFFPWPGARRGLAGAGEVTHTAFSVPTASIPYWEKRLTEEGVLVEHTGLRFNGAEDVLTFADPDGMKLEIVGHADAPAATKVPRYADVPAEHSIRGFFGVTMLHRSEKATADTLAWMGFAETGRDGDRIRYAAPEGAALGNHMDVVVNPNAGYGRSGAGSVHHIAFRTPDDASQLAWREEILKHLPVTTVQDRDYFHSIYFREPGGVLFEMATDLPGFAIDEPVETLGEALRVPKMHQGLLDQIERRLMPVELKQSSKTAVTA
- a CDS encoding GH92 family glycosyl hydrolase — encoded protein: MVRFCKRFVFCLSLFCALSAVAQKDVVNEVNPLIGTGSGPIGYGGTMPFVTAPFGMTNWTPQTRQNRLSVTSYEYSDKTIQGFMGTHQAAIWMGDFGYVTLMPEIGALKTTPEARALAYDHAHETTHPDFYSVDMKTQDGKTIHAEMTATERCAYLRFTFPAGVEPRILLEASRPKIDGKVSITNGEITGQNPHRIDNNLGPFALPNFSGYFVAQFHQHTTGGDTYGLNTAAAHGASVTFAKTTAPTVIEMRIGTSFLSIDQARENIAKEIPTWNFATTRQKLHATWQQKLGNLTIAGATQDERTTAYTALYHALLYPRVFSEYGRYYSAFDDTVHNGSSYTDYSTWDTFRAEHSLLTLVAPERIDGMITALLQDYKEGGWMPKWPNPSYTNIMIGTHADSMVAEAIRKGFHGFDRELAWKAVYKDAMSPPDGDTTRRWLDREEHTPYEARAGLTYYKQLGFIPTDKTDEATSRTLEDSYDDWCVAQVAKAVGRMDDYRFFLKRSLNDRNLFDKTNNLMRGKTSDGKWAPLGGSKDTNGNRSVSGWTEGDAWVYTWSPFHDIAGVERLMGGAEIASKQIDQHFAGNHNVHKNEPSHHYGYLYDFTGQPWKTQARVREIAYKEYANQPAGLDGDDDCGQMSAWYLFTALGMYPVNPASGDYMIGSPMYGRMSLKLANGKTFTVIADNNSRSNVYIQSATLNVKPLDKPVITWKQIQSGTTLHVIMGAKPSRWASAWRPSFPEDAL
- the gcvH gene encoding glycine cleavage system protein GcvH encodes the protein MSYPANYRYTKEHEWIEVNGNEATVGITEHAQSLLGDIVFVDLPKTGTQLAHKASFGSVESVKAVSDVYAPVSGTVTAANEELANAPEKINEDANNTWLIKLTLKDASELDGLLDAAAYEAFVAEETH
- the gcvPA gene encoding aminomethyl-transferring glycine dehydrogenase subunit GcvPA, which encodes MRYLPKSPADRAAMLQEIGAASIDDLFDSVPAEFRLTRDLNVPRQHSEHEVIEAFKVFANQNATGYSSFLGAGAYHHYRPVLIDTVVSRGEFLTSYTPYQPEIAQGTLQALFEFQTMICELTGMDLANASMYDGSTGAAEAVMMAVRVTGRNGAVIARTVHPEYREVLATYAQHQGIPQTEVGYTTDGRVDYAALDAAITSDTACVLIQSPNFFGTIEDVAKIAEIAHAKGALLIVSIAEAVSLGIVKPPKEADIVSMEAQSFGVPVGYGGPYCGVIAAKEKFLRQMPGRLCGQTVDQNGDRGFVLTLSTREQHIRREKATSNICTNQSLVALMVTVFLTVYGKGLQELAEQNLAKAYFTAQSLEKSGAKLLFAGAPRFNEFVITTPKSADATNTALLKEKIIGGLSLSKWYPELGENASLWCATELTTRQEIDAVAAALSKA